The Dehalococcoidia bacterium genome has a segment encoding these proteins:
- the ftsZ gene encoding cell division protein FtsZ gives METGTNGSGMSGPQPIDVGAKLKVIGVGGGGCNAVKRMFQEDLKGVQLIAVNTDIKALLMCSVPNKIQIGAKLTRGLGAGADPKVGRQAAEESKDEIAESLRGADMIFIAAGMGGGTGTGAAPAVAEIAKETGALTVAICTLPFGFEGSKRRAQAMEGLNQLRDKVDTLIVVSNDKLLSTCSKKMTVDLAFKTADDVLVQAVAAISDLINLPGEINVDFADVRTVMAHGGSAIMAIGRGSGESRAVEAARSAIQNPLLDLSLEGAKGVLLNITGGADLTLAEVNAAADIISKAVDPDAHIIFGVVHNPNMDKEVTLTVIATGVNEMAQAVAAPSRGEPASQLAVGLPHSNREDVDIPTFLRRSRQRVG, from the coding sequence ATGGAGACCGGGACGAACGGCTCTGGTATGTCGGGGCCTCAGCCCATTGACGTGGGCGCCAAGCTCAAGGTCATCGGCGTGGGCGGCGGAGGCTGCAACGCCGTCAAGCGCATGTTCCAGGAGGACTTGAAGGGCGTCCAGCTTATCGCTGTGAACACCGACATCAAGGCCCTCTTGATGTGCAGCGTTCCCAACAAGATTCAAATCGGCGCCAAGCTCACTCGCGGCCTGGGCGCGGGTGCGGATCCCAAGGTTGGCCGGCAGGCGGCGGAGGAGAGCAAGGACGAGATCGCCGAGTCACTGCGCGGCGCCGATATGATCTTCATCGCCGCGGGCATGGGCGGCGGCACCGGCACGGGCGCGGCGCCCGCGGTGGCGGAGATCGCCAAGGAGACCGGTGCGCTGACCGTAGCCATCTGCACGCTCCCCTTCGGCTTCGAAGGCTCCAAGCGCAGGGCACAGGCCATGGAGGGCCTTAACCAGCTCCGCGACAAGGTGGACACCCTCATAGTTGTCAGCAACGACAAGCTCCTGTCCACATGCTCCAAGAAGATGACCGTGGACCTCGCCTTCAAGACGGCGGACGACGTGCTTGTCCAGGCGGTAGCCGCCATCTCGGACCTGATCAACTTGCCCGGCGAGATCAACGTGGACTTCGCCGATGTGCGCACCGTCATGGCCCACGGCGGCTCCGCCATCATGGCGATTGGGCGCGGCAGCGGAGAGTCCCGCGCCGTGGAGGCGGCCCGGTCCGCCATCCAGAACCCGCTCCTGGACCTCTCACTGGAAGGGGCCAAGGGCGTCCTGCTCAACATCACGGGCGGCGCCGACCTGACGCTGGCCGAGGTGAACGCCGCCGCGGACATCATCTCCAAGGCGGTGGACCCTGACGCCCACATCATCTTTGGTGTGGTACACAACCCCAACATGGACAAGGAAGTTACGCTCACCGTCATCGCGACAGGCGTCAACGAGATGGCGCAAGCAGTGGCCGCGCCCTCGCGCGGCGAGCCGGCGAGCCAGCTCGCGGTGGGGCTGCCGCATTCCAACCGCGAAGACGTGGATATCCCCACGTTCCTTCGCCGTTCACGGCAGCGCGTGGGCTAA
- the ftsA gene encoding cell division protein FtsA, translating into MANNTYAAIDVGTTKICTIVAEVDSMGDVQVLGVGKAPSGGLKKGVVVNIDDTMESIRESLDKAERISGTPVRSAFVGIAGQHITSLNNRATAAISREDRLVHPKDVKRALEAAYNVDHSIQAEVLHVIPRGYMLDGQKGIKDPVGMHGFRLDVECHIILGASSAVQNLVKAVQGLGVSVRGLVAEPLASAEAVLTDDEKDMGVIVVDIGSGTTGVAVYNEGTVWHTACIPVAGTHFTNDVAIGLRINTSAAEEMKVRYGRADANAVDSQEQIDVYENGATRRSVSRKELCEILKERAVEVFRMVDMNVRKACPNFNPGAGMVLTGGTATMPGLDLIAREALRMPVRVGKPVGVAGLAETIDSPAYSASLGLLLWGINQNEADFRPTRGIQIPSELPRKVSSAVKNLFAW; encoded by the coding sequence ATGGCTAACAACACCTACGCCGCCATAGACGTGGGCACCACCAAGATCTGCACCATCGTCGCTGAAGTGGACAGCATGGGCGATGTACAGGTCCTGGGCGTGGGCAAAGCCCCGTCAGGCGGTCTGAAGAAAGGCGTCGTCGTCAACATTGACGACACCATGGAGTCTATCCGGGAGTCGCTGGACAAGGCGGAGCGCATCAGCGGCACCCCCGTCCGGTCTGCCTTCGTCGGCATCGCCGGGCAGCACATCACGTCCCTGAACAACAGGGCCACCGCCGCCATCTCGCGCGAGGACAGGCTCGTTCATCCCAAGGATGTCAAGCGCGCCCTGGAGGCGGCCTACAACGTTGACCACTCGATCCAGGCCGAGGTGCTGCACGTCATTCCCCGTGGCTACATGCTCGACGGACAGAAGGGCATCAAGGACCCCGTCGGAATGCACGGCTTCCGCCTGGATGTGGAGTGCCACATCATCCTGGGAGCCTCTTCCGCCGTCCAGAACCTGGTCAAGGCCGTCCAAGGCCTGGGCGTGTCCGTGCGCGGCCTGGTGGCGGAGCCTTTGGCCAGCGCCGAGGCAGTGCTCACCGACGACGAGAAAGACATGGGCGTCATCGTGGTGGATATCGGCAGCGGCACGACCGGCGTCGCCGTGTACAACGAGGGGACTGTCTGGCACACCGCCTGCATCCCCGTGGCCGGGACCCACTTCACCAACGACGTCGCCATTGGCCTGCGCATCAACACGTCCGCAGCGGAAGAGATGAAGGTCCGCTATGGCCGCGCCGACGCCAACGCCGTGGACAGCCAGGAGCAGATAGACGTATACGAGAACGGCGCGACCCGCCGCAGCGTCTCCCGCAAGGAGCTCTGCGAAATCCTCAAGGAGCGGGCCGTCGAAGTCTTCCGCATGGTGGATATGAACGTGCGGAAGGCGTGCCCCAACTTCAATCCCGGCGCGGGCATGGTGCTCACCGGCGGCACGGCCACAATGCCCGGACTTGATCTCATCGCAAGAGAGGCCCTGCGCATGCCCGTGCGCGTCGGCAAGCCCGTGGGCGTCGCGGGTCTCGCGGAAACCATCGACAGCCCCGCCTACTCGGCCAGCCTCGGACTTCTTCTCTGGGGCATCAACCAGAACGAGGCCGACTTCCGTCCGACCCGGGGCATCCAGATCCCCAGCGAGTTGCCCAGGAAGGTTTCAAGCGCCGTCAAGAACCTCTTCGCCTGGTAG